In the Acidobacteriota bacterium genome, CCGAGGTTTTCACCCGACGGCAGCCGTCTGGCATTTACCGTTGGGGAAGGCTACTCCGGGGTCCGCGGCGACGTGTGGGTCTATTCGTTCGCGTCTCAAGGAGTCAGCAGGTTGACGTTCGACAACAACGAACTCTATCCCCTGTGGACGCCCGACGGCAGTCGAATCGCGTACTTGAACTACGCAAACAATGCGGAGATCTTTGCCAAAGCCGCGGACGGTAGTGGCGCCGAGCAGAGGCTGACCCCAGAGGATACGACCGCCATCTTCCCAGAGTCCTTTTCGCCAGATGGCCGTACGCTCGCCTACACCCGCGTCGGACAGACAGCCGATATCTACCTCATCACCGAGGGCGAAGATGCGCGGCTCTTCGAGAAACAGGCAAGCTGCCCGACCATTTCACCGGACGGCAGGTGGATCGCCTACGCCTCGCCGGGATCGGGAACGACCTCGATTTATGTGCGACCGGTGGAGGGTGAGGGTAAGTGGCAGGTTTCACCGGGCCTCGGCGGCTACCCGCGCTGGTCCGGTGACGGGCAGCGCCTCTTCTACATTGACATCGGTTCGGCCAAACGTCCGCTCATGGCAGTCGATGTGTGGGCCGGAGACTCATTTAGCGCGGGACCCCCTGAGGTCGTGTTGGAAAGTCTCAGCGGCGCTTTTGTGACCTCGACCGCGCCGGCGGTGAACTGGGATGTGGCGCCCTCGGGAGACCGTTTCGTCTTTGTCGAGTTCGAACGCCGCAGCCAGGCGGCCGCACAGGTCGAGATCGCCCTCAACTGGGAGCAGAACTTGGATCTGCGTCTCCAATGATCGGCACCACCCTCGCCCACTACCGCATCACCGGCGAGCTCGGCGCCGGCGGGATGGGGGAGGTGTGGCGTGCCGAAGACACCAAGCTCGGCCGAGCGGTGGCGCTCAAGGTGCTGTCCAAGGAATTCGCGACAGACCCACAACGCTTCGATCGTTTCCAGCGCGAGGCGCGGGCCGTAGCATCCCTGAGCCACCCGCACATCGTCACCATCTACTCGGTCGAAGAGACAGAAGACATCCACTTTTTGACCATGGAGCTGATCGAGGGTCGCAGCCTCGACAAGCTGATATCAGAGGGCGGACTTGATCTCGAGAGCTTCTTCGACTTCGCCACTCCGCTGGCAGAAGCGATCTCGGCCGCCCACGACAAGAGTGTGATCCACCGTGACCTCAAACCCTCGAACGTGATGGTCGACGGCGACGGGCGGGTCAAGGTGCTGGACTTCGGGCTTGCCAAGCTGCAACAGGGAAATGATGTTTCCGACTCGACCGAGCTCCCGACCGAGGCGCTGACCGGGGTCGGGATGGTGGTGGGGACGGTGCCCTACATGTCGCCGGAGCAGATCGAGGGCAAGATCGTTGATCACCGTTCCGACGTGTTCTCGCTCGGGGTGCTGCTGTACGAAATGGCGACCGGGGAGAGGCCCTTTGTTGGTGAAAGCCAGCCGGCCCTGATGTCGGCGATCCTAAGGGACGCGCCGCCATCCGTCGCAGAGGTGCGAACCGATCTGCCGCGACACCTTGGGCGGATCATCGGCCGCTGCCTCGAGAAGGATCGCCGCGACCGCTATCAGACGGCTCGTGACATCTTCAACGAACTCAGAGCGCTGCGGCGGGAGTCATCGGCGACCGCTCAACCGGTGGTTTCGTCTCCCCGCATCGCGAGCGCGTCATCGCCGACCGTACGGTCGTCATCAGACGTCAGTGCGTCCGTGTCGACGCGGCACGATGAAGGCTTCTGGATCGCGGTCTTGCCATTTCAGTATCGGTCGGGAGATGCCTCCGTTGAAGCTCTGGTCGGGGGACTGACAGAAGACATCATTACCGGCATGTCGCGTTTCTCTTACCTGCGGGTGATCTCGCGCTCGTCGACGTCGAGGTTTGCGACTCACGCGCAGGACGTGCGCGAGATCGGCGAAGAGCTCAGCGCACGATACATCATGGAGGGCAGCGTCCGTCAGGCAGGAGCGGTGCTGCGGTTCGCGGTCCAGCTGGTGGATGCCGAGTCGGGGGCCCATCTGTGGGCCGAGACCTACAACCGCCCCTTCAGCCCGGAAACTATCTTCGAGCTGCAGGACGACCTCGTCCCACGGATCGTCTCTACCTGTGCGGACCACTTCGGAGTGCTCGCGCAGGCGATCAGCGAGGCGGTCCGGGGAAAGCCAGTTGCCGAGCTGACGCCCTACGAGGCGCTCATGCGCGGTTTCGGATATCACTTCCGGCTGACTCCCGAAGAACATGCGGTGGCGCGTGACGCGTTGGAGCAGGCGGTCGAGCAGGCGCCGAGAAACGCCGACTGTTGGGCTATGCTGGCCTGGGTTTTTTCGCACGAGTTTGCGCACGACTTCAATCCCAGGCCAGATTCGCTGGACCGAGCGCTCGAGGCCGCCCGACGCGCCGTGGACATCGCGCCGTCGAATCACCTCGCGCAGCAGGTTCTGGCGGTCGTTCTGTTTTTCCGAAAGGAGACTGCAGGATGTCTGAGTGCCGCCGAGCGCTCGATGGCGCTCAACCCGCTCGACGGCAGCAACGAGGCCTTTTTTCTCATCACTTTTTTGGGCGAATGGGAGCGAGGTTGCGCCCTGATCCGCTCCGCGATGGAGCTCAACCCCCACCATCCCGGCTGGTACAGGGCGCCTCTTGGGGTCAACGAATACCGCAAGGAGAACTACCAAGCCGCAGTCGACGAGGCAGTCAAGGCCAACTCCCCCGACGTCTTTTGGATACACTTGATTCTCGCCGCGGCTCGCGGCCAGCTGGGTGAGCGCGAGGACGCTCGTGAAGCTCTCGATGCCCTGTTGAACCAGAAACCGGAATTCGCTCGGTCAGGTCGGGGGCTTCTCGGAAAGTGGTTCCAACCAGATCTGGTCGAACGTCTCATGGATGGGCTCCACAAGGCTGGGCTCGAGCTCAGCTCGCGGGGCGAGGCGCCCGGGCCGGCTTCTTCCAGTAACCGCGCGCAGTCACAACCGGCGCTGCCCGTGGCCTCCGCTCGCGACTCTGCAGCAGTTACGATCGCCGTGCTGCCGTTCTCCGACATGAGCCCCGCTGGGGACCAGGATTACTTCTGTGAAGGCATGGCCGAGGAGATCATGAACGCTCTGGTCCACGTGGACGGGATCCGGGTGGCCTCCCGCACGTCGGCCTTCAGGGCAGTGGAAGGGGGTGGCGATCTGCAGGCGATCGGTCGCATCCTGAATGTCGGCCAGGTGCTCGAAGGCAGCGTGCGAATGGCAGGCAATCGAATGCGCGTGACTGCCCAGCTGACCGAAGTCGAGAATGGCTATCAGCTGTGGTCGGAGCGTTATGACCGAGAGGCGGAAGATGTCTTTGCGGTCCAGGACGAAATCGCCGCCGGAGTTGTCGAGGCGGTGACGTCACGGCTGACCCCAGGTGAGCGAACGGTCCGCGAGCGGGCGCAGGTCGGGAACCTCGCGGCCTACCGCCATTACCTCAAGGCGCGTCACTTCCGCTACTCCAAGAACGATCACGCGAGCGCCTTGAAGTCATACGAACAGGCCCTCGCCCTCGATCCATCGCATGGCCCTTCGTGGGTTGGCAAGGCCGAGGTCACCGTCCTTGCCGCCGTCTACAGCCTGATCCCGATCCGCGAGGGCTATCGGGCGGCCAAGGACGCACTCGCAACCGCTTTGGATCTCCAGGGCGAATCTCCAGATGGGTCCTACGTGGAGGGGATGATCGCGTTCTGCGAGGCGAGGTGGCGTGAGGCGGAGGAAGCGTTGCGGAGGGCGATCGAACTGCGGCCGACCTTCGTCCAGGCCCACTGTTGGCTCGGTTTCCTTCTCGGTGTTCATCAACGTCGGAAAGAAGCCGAGAGCGTCTTCGCGACGGCGTGTGAGCTCGATCCATTGGCCGCCTATCCGTATGGCATGACTGCATGTGGCCGGCTCGCAATGGCCAGGCCGCAAGAGGCCATCGACCCCACTGCACAGGCGATGACTTTCGAGCGCGAAAATACACTTGCCCTCTGGTCGTCGGGCATCGCCAAGGTGGCGACGGGCGCCTTCAGCGAGGGGATCGATGCGCTTGAGGCGGCGGTGCGGCTTTCACGAAGGGGAGGATTCATTCTCGGAGTTCTGGGTTGGGCTCTGGCGGTGGCCGGCCGGAGCGAAAAAGCACACGCCATCCTCGACGAGTTGAATTCACGAACTGAACCGGCGCCGACCGTCGTGCCGGAAGCCTGGATTCGTGCCGCCCTCGGCGATATCGAAGGTGCATGGGACGTCCTCGACCGCGCCGAGCGGGAGTCTCAGGCCATCCTCTACTTCGCCGGGATGGCGCCCTTCGATCCGCTGCGCGCCGATGCGAGATTCGCGGCGCTCCTCGCGCGCCTCGGCCTACCGCACTCGACGGGCGGGACTCGATGACCGATCCACCGAGTGGTGTCCACCGGCGAGTCAAACCGCTGAAGGCGATCCCGATCGACGATCTGGCGGAGGCCGCCGTTGCGGTCGGCGGCGTGCGACGGAGTGAGCTCGAGAGCGGTGATCGGGTGATCGTTTCGACCAAAAACTCGGTCTACTCGCTGGTTGTTCGCGGAGACGGTTTGTTCGACATCAGTGGGGGCTGGTTCGAACGCGAAGGAACGGGCCCGGATTCGATCGAAGTTCTCGGTTGCACCGCCGGCGGGCACGCGCTCTTCAGCGACCATATCGCGGCGCCCGGATTGTTCATGGAATTTGCCGACGGGTTGCGAACCACTCGAATCAGGACCGTTCGACTGATTTCCGCCGCTCAGGGTTTCAATGACCCGATCGAAACTGACTGAAAGGGAATGGAACGCGCATCTGGTTGGGTTTTTGAAAGAGAGAACCCATATTGGTTGGTGATGAGATCCTAGCGGTTCGTTGATCGCCCCCGGCGAATAGGGAGGGATGCTATGTTCATGCGGTTCGTCAACCTGAGAGCCAGGGAGGGAAGGCAGCGGGACCTCGCTCGATTCTATGAAGAGCGAGTGATTCCTGCTCTCCAGGAATCCGGGGGTTGTCTTTATGCAAGCCTGCTTCAACCTGCGGGGGACGACCGGGAGTTCGTATCTCTGACCATTTGGCGTTCCAGCGAAAAAGCCGAAGCCTACGAGAATAGCGGCCTTTACGATGAACTGCTCGATGAGAGCGATGATTTCATGGCGGAGGTTTCCGAAGGGCGTGTCCAATCCTCAGGCGAGTCGTCCGGCGCGTTCCCCGCATTGATCGATCCCCCAATCGAAACCTATCCGGTTGAAGTGGCGGCGGTTGGAGAGGTTGTGGATGCGGTGGGCCCACATCAGTTCTTCGTCAGGGTTGTGTCTGCGCGGATCGATGCGGGTCGGTTCGACGAATTGAAGCAACGGTATGACGAAGAGGTCAAACCGGCGTTGATGGCGACCAAGGGTTGCCGGGCGGTTTTCCTCGTCGAGAACGTCAAACGGCAATCGCGAGCCCTGTCGGTGACCGTGTGGGACAGCGAGGAGGACGCTATCCGCCACGAGCTGAGTGGAGCATTCGACGAGATGGTTTCGAAAGTCAGCGAGTACTTTTCCGGCCTCTATCAATGGAAGCTGTCGTTGTCGCCATCCGAGACCGGTGACACCGTGAAGGGAAAGCACCTCGACGTGCGTAGATTCCAGGTCGTCACCGGGAAGCGGTTCGAGGATTGATGGGGGCGGCTTTTCGGGCGAGGGTCTGATCTGGGTCGTCATTTCTGGAGGATTGAGTTACAATCTCAGAAGTTTTCCTGGTCGCTGACGGACGAGGACGCGAGTGGGATTTGTGCTGAACGTCAGAAGAAAGCTGGAATCTTACGATTATTGAAACTGTCTCGCGTGTGTGCAGTATCATCTGACGAGAGGCAATCGAGCGGAAACCAGAATGGCCGGGAGCTTGGTGAGTGAGCTCGCGGGGTCAGGAGTTGAAGTTGATGACCGAGGACACTCCCCGGTGCGAATTTCACTCGGACAGTTTGCTGGTCCGGGTTCAAAAGGAACTACCCGGATCGACGACCGCGATCCCGCCGGTGGTTGAGCAGATCATGGAGGTCGTGCGCGAACAGGGCTGCGCCGATCACGCCGAGTTCGAGATCGAGATTTCACTGTATGAAGCTCTTGCCAATGCGGTAGAGCACGGCTGCGGGCACGATCCCGACAAGAAGGTCGAGGTGGTCGTCGCCTGTGAAGAACACCAAGGCATGATCATCATCGTGCGGGATCCCGGGGAGGGCTTCGAGCCGGAGTCCGTACCTAGTCCGGTAGTTGGCAAGAACCTCTATGCCGACAGCGGGCGAGGCATTTTTCTCATCAACCAGCTCATGGACGAAGTGCACTTCAAGAAGAACGGCACCGAAATTTGGATGATTAAGGGGCCGCAGAACCCATCTGAGTAGCCCATTTCGAAGCAACCGTGGAGCCGGCGTTCAGAGTCGCCCCGGGTTAAGATCAACGAATGAAATCACCGCGGATTTGGGTTGGTGTCGGTTTCGCGTTCCTGTTGGTCTCATGCGCGTCGAACGGGGGTTCACCGGACGGGTGGTCGAGAACCTACCTCGCAACTCTTGACCGGGTATTCGACACTGCGATCGATGTGCTGGAAGAAGAGGACTACCTGGTGGATGCCGACCGTCAGAAGGGACGCATATCCGCCGAGCCATCAACCCGCAAGGGGAGCGGTTTCGCAGCGCTCGATGTGAGAATCACGCAAACGAACGCCCGTGTCCGGGTGGACGTGCTCGCGCGGACCGGTGCGGCGTATATGACCATGACGTCGAGACCGGACGAAGCCGCGGTGCTCGAGTTCTTCCACGAACTCGAGCAGAGATTGCGGGTCCCCGGCGGCTGAACAGGCGTATACTCCCACCTCGGTGAGGAGGTCGACCGACCACTCCCGAGATGGAGGACCCATGAAAACCACCCATTTCATTCTGGCGGTAATTTGCTTTCTGTTGATGGTGGCCTGCACACCGGCAGGCCCTGTTGCACCGGTCGCCGAGAAAAAGCCCCACGAGCTCGAGACGCACGGGGATGTACGGATCGACGATTACTACTGGCTGCGAGAGCGGGAGAATCCGGAGGTGCTCGCGTATCTGGAGGCCGAAAACGCCTACACAGAGGCCATGATGGCGAAATCCGAGGGTCTGCGACATGAGCTCTTCGAAGAGCTCAAGAACCGCATCCAGCCGGACGACTCGACGGTGCCTGCGCTCGACAATGGATACTACTACTACAGGCGCTACGAGGAGGGTCAGGAATACCCCGTCTACTGCCGTCGAAAAGGATCGATCGACGCGGCGGAGGAAGTTGTGCTCGACGTCAATCAGGTTGCGGACGGACATGACTTCTGTTCGGTGCGCGGCGTATCGGTGAGTCCGGACAGCCGGCTCATGGCGTGGGCGATCGACACCGTCGGCCGACGCAAGTACACGATCAACATCACCGATCTCGAGACCGGCGAAGCCCTGGACGATGTGATTCCGGAGGTCACCGGTGGCCTCGCGTGGGCGAATGACAACACCACGATGTTCTACGCCAAGCAGGACCCGGAAACCCTGCGCTCCTTTCAGGTATATCGGCATGTGCTCGGTACGGAACCCTCGCAGGATGTCTTGATCTACGAAGAATCCGACCCGACATTCAGCGTCGGATTGTGGAAGACACGCTCCGACAGATTCATCGTCGTCCACTCCGAGCAGACGATGGCGTCCGAGGTTCGGTTTCTCGACGCGGATAACCCGATGGGCGACCTTCGTCTCATCGCACCGCGGCAACGCGGCGTCGAGTACAGCGTCAACCATGCCGGGGACCGATTCATTATCCGAACGAATCTCGATGCCGAGAACTTTCGTCTCATGGCGGCTCCCGTATCGAACCCGGGGAGATCGCAGTGGAGTGACCTGATTCCTGGGCGGGAGGACGTGTTCCTCCAGGGTGTGGACGTCTTCGCCGATCACATGGTGGTGACCGAAAGGCGGGATGGTCTGCGTCACCTGAGAGTGATTCCGTGGGGCGGCGGCGAGGAGTACGAGATCGAGTTCGACGACCCGGCCTACGTGACCTGGGTGGATGAAAACCCGCAGTTCGAGACTGGCGTGCTTCGCTACGGCTACAGCTCTCCCAACACCCCGGAGACCATCTACGACCTCGACCTCGAGACCCACGAACGCACGATGATGAAACAGGAGACGATCCTTGGCGGGTTCGACTCTACGAACTACACCGTCGAGCGGCTCATGGCGCCTGCGCGTGACGGCGTGGAGGTGCCGATTTCCCTCGTCCGCCTCAATGACCTCGAGCTCGATGGCTCCAACCCGATGCTGCTCTACGGCTACGGTTCCTACGGTTACAGCATGGACCCGCGGTTCCGGCCCGACGTGGTGAGCCTGCTCGATCGCGGGTTTGTATTCGCCATTGCCCACGTCCGTGGTGGACAGGAGATGGGCCGCTGGTGGTACGAGGACGGGAAGCTACTGAACAAGAAGAACACCTTCACCGATTTCATCGATTGCGGCCGCTACCTCGTCGATCAGGGTTATACCTCACCGGACCGGCTCTTCGCACGCGGCGGGAGTGCCGGCGGGTTGCTGATGGGTGCGGTCTCGAATATGGCGCCCGACCTCTTCGCCGGCATCATCGCCAATGTTCCTTGGGTGGACGTGGTGACGACCATGCTCGACCACGACATTCCGCTGACGACGGCGGAGTTCGACGAATGGGGCAACCCCGAAGATCTCGAATATTACGACTACATGTTGTCCTATTCTCCCTACGACAACGTCGAGGCCAAGGACTATCCGGCGCTTCTGGTGACGACCGCTCTCGAGGACTCGCAGGTTCAGTACTTCGAGCCCGCCAAATGGGTGGCGAAGCTGCGCACCATGAAGACCGACGACAATCCATTGCTCTTCACCTGTGAGATGTCCGCTGCGGGCCACGGCGGCGTCAGCGGACGATACAAGCGGTACGAGGAGACGGCTCTGGAGTACGCGTTCATGCTCGAGGTTCTCAACGGAAACCTATAGGACTTGTAGGGTTGAGTGATGAGTTTTGAGTGTTGAGTTTTCCCCCATCCACCCCTGAGAACCGGGGATGACGGACGGAATTCAAAACTCAAAACTCAAAACTCAAAACTGTGCTGGACCAGAAATCCCCGCGGCGCGAACCGCGGGATCTTTTCTTGGAGTCACGAGGAGGTTTATTCCTTGATCAGCATTTCCTCCATCTGTTTGACGGTCGTCCTGAAGCTATCCATGACCGCCCGAATCACATTCGGGTCGTTCATATCGACGCCGGCACGTTTGACGGCGTCCATCGGGTAGACGCTACCGCCAAGTTTGAGAGCTTCGAGGTAGTCGTGGACCGCGGTCTTGTCACCGGCGCGGAATCTCCCGGCGATCGCCTCACCGGCGGCGAAACTGGTGGCGTACTTCCACACATAGTAGGTCCGATAGAAGTGCGGAATCCGTGCCCAGCCGCCTTTGAACTCGTCGTCGAGGGTCACGGTATCGCCGTAGTATTGAAGCCACAGATCACTCCAGGCTTTGCCGAGAGAGTCCTTGGTCAGGGGCTTGCCCTCCTCCGCCATCACGTGGGCCGCGTGCTCGAACTCGTGGAAGAAGATCTGGCGCAGGAAAGTCCCGACGATCGAGTTCATGCGCTGGTTGAGCAACGTAAGGCGTTCGGTCGGGTCGGTGGTGCGCGCGAGCATCCATTCAGAGAAAAGCGACTCCGAAGCTACCGATGCGACTTCGGCGACGAACAGGCTGTAACCCGCATCGTGATAGGGCTGGTTGGTGTTGGCAAGATAGCTATGGATCGAGTGGCCCATCTCGTGCACCAGGGTGGAAACATCTTCGAGCGTCCCGCCCCAATTGAGGAAGAGGTAGGGAACCGAGTTGTAGGTCCCCCAGGAGAATGCGCCGCCGCGTTTGCCCTCGCTCGGGTAGACGTCGATCCAGCGCTCCTTGCGGCCGCGCTCGGCGACAGCGGCGTACTCTTCGCCGAAGGTCTCCCTCCAGAACTCCATTGCCAGCGCCCAGCCTTCGTCGAAGGTGTATGTGGCTTCGCCCTCGGGCACCATGCTCACATAGAGGTCGTAGATATGAAAATCCTCGAGGCCGAGGACCTTGGTTCGCAGATCGATGTACTGATGGACCGCGTCGAGGTTGTCGTGCACGGTCGAGATCAGGGTTTCGACCACCGAACTCGGCACGTTGTCCCGATCGAGCACCATGTCGAGCGTGCTCGGGTAAAGGCGGTTTTTTGCCATCCACACGTCCTTCTGAACGAGTCCGTTGTATGTCCCCGAAAACGTGTTTCCGTACCTGTCGTACTCGCCGAACAGGGCCAACGCCGCGTCTCTCCGCACTCGTCGATTCTGATTCGACATGAAGGTGTAGAAGAGGCCCGGTATGGCCTTTTTCTCTTCGCCATTCTCGTCCTCGATGGTCGGCCATTCGATATCGGCGCTCGTCAGAAATTGGTAGGTATCGTTCGGTGAAGCCTGGAGAAGCGCCGAGGCGGCGAGTAGCTCTTCGATTTCCTGGGAGCGAGTGTGGGCCTTGGTGCGGAGGATGTTGTCCAGCACGTGATCATAGGTTTTGAGTCGCGGGTCCTCGAGGAAGGCCGCGATGGTGGCGTCAGGCAGCTGGACGATCTCGGGCTCGAAGAAGGCTACCGCTTGCCCGAATGCAGCGGCCAAGGCTTGCGCCCTGCCGACCAGCGCGTTGGCCTCGGCGTCGCGGGTATCCGTTCTCTGCGACTGTGCCGCGAAGACATAGATGTCCTCGAGAGTCTTCGAGGTGTTGTTCAGAAGCTGGGTCGCAGCGAACATCGCGTCGGCCGACTCGCCAAGCCGACCCTTGTAGGCTGCCAGTTCCGGGATCTCTGTCTCTACCTTGGAGTAGGCGGCTTCCCAGGCGTCGATGTCCGGAAAAATGTGCCCGAGGTCCCAACGGTACTGCTGCGGGATGTCCTC is a window encoding:
- a CDS encoding protein kinase; the encoded protein is MIGTTLAHYRITGELGAGGMGEVWRAEDTKLGRAVALKVLSKEFATDPQRFDRFQREARAVASLSHPHIVTIYSVEETEDIHFLTMELIEGRSLDKLISEGGLDLESFFDFATPLAEAISAAHDKSVIHRDLKPSNVMVDGDGRVKVLDFGLAKLQQGNDVSDSTELPTEALTGVGMVVGTVPYMSPEQIEGKIVDHRSDVFSLGVLLYEMATGERPFVGESQPALMSAILRDAPPSVAEVRTDLPRHLGRIIGRCLEKDRRDRYQTARDIFNELRALRRESSATAQPVVSSPRIASASSPTVRSSSDVSASVSTRHDEGFWIAVLPFQYRSGDASVEALVGGLTEDIITGMSRFSYLRVISRSSTSRFATHAQDVREIGEELSARYIMEGSVRQAGAVLRFAVQLVDAESGAHLWAETYNRPFSPETIFELQDDLVPRIVSTCADHFGVLAQAISEAVRGKPVAELTPYEALMRGFGYHFRLTPEEHAVARDALEQAVEQAPRNADCWAMLAWVFSHEFAHDFNPRPDSLDRALEAARRAVDIAPSNHLAQQVLAVVLFFRKETAGCLSAAERSMALNPLDGSNEAFFLITFLGEWERGCALIRSAMELNPHHPGWYRAPLGVNEYRKENYQAAVDEAVKANSPDVFWIHLILAAARGQLGEREDAREALDALLNQKPEFARSGRGLLGKWFQPDLVERLMDGLHKAGLELSSRGEAPGPASSSNRAQSQPALPVASARDSAAVTIAVLPFSDMSPAGDQDYFCEGMAEEIMNALVHVDGIRVASRTSAFRAVEGGGDLQAIGRILNVGQVLEGSVRMAGNRMRVTAQLTEVENGYQLWSERYDREAEDVFAVQDEIAAGVVEAVTSRLTPGERTVRERAQVGNLAAYRHYLKARHFRYSKNDHASALKSYEQALALDPSHGPSWVGKAEVTVLAAVYSLIPIREGYRAAKDALATALDLQGESPDGSYVEGMIAFCEARWREAEEALRRAIELRPTFVQAHCWLGFLLGVHQRRKEAESVFATACELDPLAAYPYGMTACGRLAMARPQEAIDPTAQAMTFERENTLALWSSGIAKVATGAFSEGIDALEAAVRLSRRGGFILGVLGWALAVAGRSEKAHAILDELNSRTEPAPTVVPEAWIRAALGDIEGAWDVLDRAERESQAILYFAGMAPFDPLRADARFAALLARLGLPHSTGGTR
- a CDS encoding antibiotic biosynthesis monooxygenase — encoded protein: MFMRFVNLRAREGRQRDLARFYEERVIPALQESGGCLYASLLQPAGDDREFVSLTIWRSSEKAEAYENSGLYDELLDESDDFMAEVSEGRVQSSGESSGAFPALIDPPIETYPVEVAAVGEVVDAVGPHQFFVRVVSARIDAGRFDELKQRYDEEVKPALMATKGCRAVFLVENVKRQSRALSVTVWDSEEDAIRHELSGAFDEMVSKVSEYFSGLYQWKLSLSPSETGDTVKGKHLDVRRFQVVTGKRFED
- a CDS encoding ATP-binding protein; protein product: MTEDTPRCEFHSDSLLVRVQKELPGSTTAIPPVVEQIMEVVREQGCADHAEFEIEISLYEALANAVEHGCGHDPDKKVEVVVACEEHQGMIIIVRDPGEGFEPESVPSPVVGKNLYADSGRGIFLINQLMDEVHFKKNGTEIWMIKGPQNPSE
- a CDS encoding S9 family peptidase, encoding MKTTHFILAVICFLLMVACTPAGPVAPVAEKKPHELETHGDVRIDDYYWLRERENPEVLAYLEAENAYTEAMMAKSEGLRHELFEELKNRIQPDDSTVPALDNGYYYYRRYEEGQEYPVYCRRKGSIDAAEEVVLDVNQVADGHDFCSVRGVSVSPDSRLMAWAIDTVGRRKYTINITDLETGEALDDVIPEVTGGLAWANDNTTMFYAKQDPETLRSFQVYRHVLGTEPSQDVLIYEESDPTFSVGLWKTRSDRFIVVHSEQTMASEVRFLDADNPMGDLRLIAPRQRGVEYSVNHAGDRFIIRTNLDAENFRLMAAPVSNPGRSQWSDLIPGREDVFLQGVDVFADHMVVTERRDGLRHLRVIPWGGGEEYEIEFDDPAYVTWVDENPQFETGVLRYGYSSPNTPETIYDLDLETHERTMMKQETILGGFDSTNYTVERLMAPARDGVEVPISLVRLNDLELDGSNPMLLYGYGSYGYSMDPRFRPDVVSLLDRGFVFAIAHVRGGQEMGRWWYEDGKLLNKKNTFTDFIDCGRYLVDQGYTSPDRLFARGGSAGGLLMGAVSNMAPDLFAGIIANVPWVDVVTTMLDHDIPLTTAEFDEWGNPEDLEYYDYMLSYSPYDNVEAKDYPALLVTTALEDSQVQYFEPAKWVAKLRTMKTDDNPLLFTCEMSAAGHGGVSGRYKRYEETALEYAFMLEVLNGNL
- the pepF gene encoding oligoendopeptidase F, with amino-acid sequence MKTTVFILIALVTVSSAASSGEEKLFYENREDIPQQYRWDLGHIFPDIDAWEAAYSKVETEIPELAAYKGRLGESADAMFAATQLLNNTSKTLEDIYVFAAQSQRTDTRDAEANALVGRAQALAAAFGQAVAFFEPEIVQLPDATIAAFLEDPRLKTYDHVLDNILRTKAHTRSQEIEELLAASALLQASPNDTYQFLTSADIEWPTIEDENGEEKKAIPGLFYTFMSNQNRRVRRDAALALFGEYDRYGNTFSGTYNGLVQKDVWMAKNRLYPSTLDMVLDRDNVPSSVVETLISTVHDNLDAVHQYIDLRTKVLGLEDFHIYDLYVSMVPEGEATYTFDEGWALAMEFWRETFGEEYAAVAERGRKERWIDVYPSEGKRGGAFSWGTYNSVPYLFLNWGGTLEDVSTLVHEMGHSIHSYLANTNQPYHDAGYSLFVAEVASVASESLFSEWMLARTTDPTERLTLLNQRMNSIVGTFLRQIFFHEFEHAAHVMAEEGKPLTKDSLGKAWSDLWLQYYGDTVTLDDEFKGGWARIPHFYRTYYVWKYATSFAAGEAIAGRFRAGDKTAVHDYLEALKLGGSVYPMDAVKRAGVDMNDPNVIRAVMDSFRTTVKQMEEMLIKE